Proteins encoded by one window of Bacillus rossius redtenbacheri isolate Brsri chromosome 3, Brsri_v3, whole genome shotgun sequence:
- the LOC134531294 gene encoding peroxisome biogenesis factor 10-like: MGHWRKDRRSRSTFRLLGLVTLAYGCGLVMQGFARWRSSNEGPPTTDLLTAGKGQAASSCPLCLEEVRETSCTPCGHMFCWSCIMEWLQDKRECPLCREALGPSRVVLLRNYLS, from the exons ATGGGT CACTGGCGTAAGGATCGCCGCTCTCGGTCAACGTTCCGGCTACTGGGGCTGGTCACCCTGGCGTACGGCTGCGGCTTGGTGATGCAGGGGTTTGCCAGGTGGCGGAGCAGCAATGAGGGTCCCCCGACCACAGACCTCCTTACAGCGGGCAAGGGGCAGGCGGCTTCTAGCTGCCCCCTCTGCCTGGAGGAGGTTCGCGAGACCAGCTGCACCCCCTGTGGCCACATGTTCTGCTGGAGCTGCATCATGGAGTGGCTACAGGACAAGCGGGAGTGCCCCCTGTGCCGGGAGGCCCTGGGCCCATCGCGAGTCGTCCTGCTCAGGAACTACCTGTCGTAG